The genomic window CTGATCTGCGTGGAGGCGCTCCAGCGCCCGCTCCACGGCCTCCCGAACGGTCTGGCGGCTGGAGCCACCCGGTTTGGGGACCCATTTGGTCAGCAGCTGGACCTTGTCACGATCAATGTAGCGGCTGGCGAAGTGACCGGCGATCTCTTCGGAGGAGCCGTAGTGATCCGCCATGTCAAAGGTCGTAAGTCCAACATCCGTGTAGGCCTGCATGCTTCTGGCGCCGGCGTCCCGATCCACGGTGCTTCCGTCTCTCTCCATGTCCGCGATTTGCCAGAGGCCGGTTATTACGCGGGAGATGCGCAGATCCGCGGCGAGCTCCGTATAGCGTTCTCGCGAGTTCATGGTTACTCCGGGGGTAGTTGTCTGAAAAGTTTGTTGAGCTCGGTGCCGCTTTTCTGAAGCTTGTTTCGCTCCCAAAAGTAAATGCTACTCCCCAGGGCCATAACGATGAGCCAAATCGGGGTGGAGTGAAAGTACCAGGCCGACAGTTCCGAGCTGAGGTCCTTGCGCAGGTGAATCAGCAGAAACCCCGCAAGCATTATCAGGCCCAGCCAGGCCAGAATCAGCTGGCTGGGTCGATGACTGAGTACGGATACTTTGTTGGCCAGGGCCGGATTAATCCGCGGAAGGGTGATCACCGTCAGACACATGAGCATGAAGTTCACGAGCATAGAGGTCACCATGATGTCGATGCCCAGGAAAAAATCGCTGGCGAAGTGACTGCCCAATATGCCGAAGGTAGCCATGACGCCGCTCGCAATAATCGCGGTTTGCGGGGTGTGGCGACGGGGGTGCACCTCCTTGAGAGCTTTGGGAAAGATGCCGTCTTTAGCCCAGGCAAACATCAGGCGTGAGACCGCCAGGAGCATGGCGGGCAGGTCGTTGAGCAGCGCAATTGCCGCGCCGGCGATAATCGCCACGGCCCAGACCTCAGGTAGAACGTAGCTGAGTAAGCCCGGCGCGGTCACGTCCCGCTGTAAGGACTCTTGCGCCACGATCTGCCAGGGGACCGTGTGATACACCGCCGCGGTAAACAAAAAGTAAAAAGAGCCCACGCTGAGCATGGCGATGGCTATCGCCAGGGGGAGGTTACGTCGGGGTTTTCGCGCCTCACCTCCCGCCTGGGCGATGGAGTCAAAGCCGATAAAGCTGGAGAACAGGATGGCCGCCGCGGCTAAAAAAGTACCCAGATCAAATTCCGGATTTGCCGTGATCACCAGGGCCCGTTCATCCCGCATCATCAAGCCTGCCACAAAGTCGCCCGGATCGTGGGAGAAGCCGGCAAATACCACGATGGCGCCCAGGCTGAACATCAGGAGCATCAGGGGGATCAGCGTGCGGGCATAAAACCGTGAACCGAGGAGGTTGGTGCCGACAAAGGTCCAGAGCATCAGCAGGGCGAGTCCCACACGCACCGCCCCGTTTTCCAGCAGCGCGGCGGTTTCCGTCCATTGCAGCGCCAGGGCAACGTCCCGAAGGAAGGGGACGATGATGTAGGCGATGACGCCGATGACGATGGACAGGCCAAACCACTGGGAAAAGCTCGCAACAAAGCCAAGATAGGGGCTGAGCCCCCGGCTGGCGTAGAGATAGCTGCCGCCGGCGCGGGGCATCGCCGACGCCAACATGGCATAGGCCAGCGCGGCAAGGATTGCCGGGAGTGCCGCGAACAAAAAGGCGGGGAGCACCCAGGCACCGATGCCCGGTACATTGCGCTGAATCATGAAGGGCACCACATATACCGAAGCCCCGAGCATGGAACAGATGCCCGTGGCCGCCAGGGCTCCAAGACCGAGCTCGCGTTTCAGCGCACCCTCGGCGGTGTTCTTCGTATGTTCTTCGGTCATTGCGCGGGCGGTTTGCTTTTGCGATGACTGGCGCGAAACAGGGGGTCCGCAGCCTGGAGTATCTTCATGCGCAGCTGTGGGTTGTAGTCGGGCCGGTCTTCCAGGAAATCCCGCACGATCCCCGCGACTTCCGTGGTGCTATGTGTTCCAAGGGTACGATTGAGCCAGGCACTGGGGAAAAAGATATCCCCCGTCACCTGAATCTCCTCAAGAAGCTCCAGGCTGGGAAGCACATAGCGGGCCGAATGCTCGAGACGTGTGGGATCGTGCAATCGTCTGAGGGCATCACTCACCCAGACCTCCGTCGCCCGATTGGCAGGCTCCTTCAGGGCATTAAAAAACGCGTCGCGAGTATCCACGTCCGGGGACAGCGCCGGCGCCAGATAGTCGAAACGCCGCAGGCGATCGGGATTCTGTGTCTCCTCGCGCTGCGCGGCGATGATGGCCTCAGCCTGATCCGGCAGGCGCACGGCGAGTATTTCGGCGAGGCGAATTTTCTCAGCTTCCTGCAGGCTGAGCGTAGCAATGCTCTCCTCGCCACTCCAAAGCAAGCGTACTTGCTCGAGGGCAGATGACGATAACGCCACCGCGCTGTAAATCTCGAAGAAAAGTTTGGCTTTGCTGGGACTGTCCTGGGAGGCCAGGGTTTTCCAGAGCTTATCCTCCAGGTCCGTGCTGCGTGCGTCGCGCTCCTCCTCCGTGAGCAGGCTGAAGTACACGTGATACAACTGGCTGGCGGCCAGTTCGATGAGCAGCTCATTACTCTCCGTCGTGACTATCTCTACGAGCCTGCCGAAGTAGGCCAGCGCATCTTTTTCGCGGCGGGCCAGGAGGTCCTCATAGGCCGACACCAACAGCACACCGCGTTGCAGCGGCGTCAGAGATTGCCACGCGTCAAAGAGCGCATCACTGACCGGGAACCGGCCATAACCCAGGCCATTGGCATTCAGGAGCAAATCCGCCTGAGGCGCTCCTTGCACGGATTCCGGGAGTGGGGCGCTCCGGGCAGCGAGCATGTCGGTTTCGGATGCTCCTCTCAGGGACAGCACGGAAAACTGCTGGGGCCATTCGCGATCCTCACCCCGGGGATCCGTCTGCTCCAGTAACCACGATGACTCCTCTACCCCTGCTTTACGTAGCGCGAAGTCCGGCATGCCCGGTGTGTTGACCCAAACCTCACTCCAGCTGCCGAGATCGATGGGGGTTTTTTCATCGAGAATCTCAATGAGGGCGGGCCAGGTGGCGTTGCCATAGCTGAAACGGGTCAGATACGTACGCAGGCCATCCCGAAAGGCGGTCTTACCCAGCAGAAGTTCCAGCTGGCGCATCATGATGGGCGCCTTGTGATAAATGATGGGGCCGTACATTTGCCCCGCCAGGTTCAGATTGTCGAGCTGTTGCCGGATGGGATTGGCGCCCTCGCTGCGATCCACGCCATAGGCCTGAGGGTAGTGGCTGACAAGAAAATTGAGTGCGTGATCCGTATCAGGAAACTGTGGGTTCACGACCTTGTCCGCCATGAAGTTGGCAAAGACCTCCTTGGTCCAGACATCGTTGAACCAGCGCATGGTCACCAGGTTGCCAAACCACATATGCGCCGTTTCATGGGCAATAAGCTGCGCGCGGTTGAGGAGTTGATTCTCCGAAGGCGATTCCTCCAACAATAGAGACGATGCGCGATAGGCGATGGCACCGACATGTTCCATGCCGCCGTAGGGAAAATCCGGTATGAGCGCAAAGGCAAACTTATCAAAGGGGTAGTCGATGGCCGTGTACTCTTCCAGCCAGTCGAGGGCGTCAGCATGAGTCTCAAAGATGCTGTCGAGGTTTCGCGCGAGCTTCTCACCATCGGTTTCCCGATGGAGGAGTGTCATCTCCCGACCGCGGACCGACTGGCTGACGACTTCAAACTCACCGGCCACAAAGGCGAACAGATAGGAGGGAATGGCCCGGGTTTCTCTGAAGCGGAACATCCGGCGTCCATTACGCTCTTCAACACCTGCCAGTCGCCCATTGCCAAGGGCTGTCCAGGATTTGGGTACCTCCAGGGTCAGGCTATAGCGTGCTTTGAGGTCTGGCTGGTCGAACAGGGGAAACACTGTGCGGGCGCGGTCGGGTACAAACAAGGTGAAGAGATAATCCGGGTTACGGTTGACGGCGTCCTGGGGAGCGATGAAGTCCAGGGTCAGCACGTTGTCTCCCTCTCGCAGCGCGGCGGTCGGGATAATCAGGTGTTCCTTGTCGAAATCATAGGCAACCGGGGCGCCAGAGCTGCTGACGGACAATACGCTGTCCGCACCCTGGGCAAAGTCGATCGCCAGGGGGCTGTCATTTCCGGCGAGATTAAAGCGAAGGATAGCGCGGCCTGCGAGGGGCCGTGTGCGATCACCCGGCACGGAAAACTGCAGCTCGTAGCTCAGCCTGGAAATGCGCTCTGCGCGGTCCTTTGCCAGGGACGCGGAGACGCCCGCTTCCACAGAAAAAGCCATCAGTTCACCATCGTGCAAAGCCTGTGTAGCCGTGCCTCCCTCGCTGATGGACTCTTTGCCTTGACTGCCTTGACTGCCTTGACTGCTTCGGTCGCAGGCCGCCAGCGTGCAGCACAACATTACCGTGGCCGCGAGGAGGAGTCTTGTCACGCTCATGCCCCATGCTCATAAAAGGGGGACGATACCTGATTGGCGACGCGATGGCGCGCCAGCCTGCGGCACTCCCCAAAACCCCGCAGCATCTGCTAATCTTCGCGGCTAATTTTATCTACGGCTACTGTTCTGATTATGCGTTATCGCTCATTGCTACTGTCTCTGGGAATCCTCATGGCGGGCCTCGCACCGCTGTCTTCCACCGCCAATGCCCAGGAGGTCATAGGCTCCGGTGCCAAGGCTTTTGGTTCATCGCGCCTTTCCGGGAAAAGCGGATTTAATCTTGAGGAAGAAATAATCACTATCACGATATCCGTAGGCCATTCGTTTGATGACCTTGATGCGGTTATTCACACCTTCCAGCACGCTCGTATTTAGCGGGTAAACAGCACTGGCAATAATGCCCTCGGCATACGGTTTCAGGTTCTTTGCAAAGCGCCTGAGCGGCTCAATCCCACTTGCCAGAGCCTGGTTGTACCAATGCGTCCAACGCCACCGAGCGGCTCTTTCGTTCTTGGCATACCAAAGCTGCTTTAGCTGGCTCTTCATCAAATATGTGATCATCAAGGGTCGGTTAATCGCCAGGAGCTCGTTGAGATCCGCCGCCTGCCGTTCATCTAGATTCTCCGGGTTGCGCAGTAGTAGCCATCTAGATTGCTTCACCGCTCGACGAGCCGGCTTGTCCTGCCGTAACGCATTCGCCTGATCGACTCGCACACGATCAATGACTTCACGGCCGAACTTGGCCATCACGTGGAAGAGGTCGTAGACCACGCGCGCCTGCGGACAGTGCGCCTGCACTTCTAGATCCATGGCGGTATTTTGGTCCATCGCAACGGCTTCGATGTGCTGGCAATGCTCACCCAGCCAGACAAAGAAGGGCCTGACCGCTTCGCGAGAATGGCCTTCGCCGACCCACAGTACTTGCCGCCGTTCGGCGTCCATCACAACACTGGCGTAACGATGCCCCTTGAATAACGCGAACTCGTCCATCACCAGATAACGCACACGGCTCAGGTCTGGGGCCGTCAACTCGCGTCCCAGTCGTGCTTTATCAATCGCCTTAAGCGTATGCCAATGCAGACCTGTGAGCTCGGTGACATGCTTGATCGGCAGCAGTCGTAGCAGCACCTCCGCGTGAAGACGCATGCGCTCCGTCATGCGAGCACGGGGCGCTAACCAGGAAAGCCGTTCGCGGCCCACACCACAGCGCCGGCAGCGCACGCGCCTGACAGGCACATCTAACCATACGCGATAGTCGAACAGATCGCGGTCTCTCACCCGTCGATACTGCGTATCGTGAACCTTTGGACACAAGGCCCCGCACTGCGCGCACGCCGGAGCTTGCGCTGGATCGGGAGCGAGATGGATAACACAAGTGCTGGAGCCCAGAGTCTTCGAGGAGATAGGAACAAACCCTTCCCAGGCG from Congregibacter litoralis KT71 includes these protein-coding regions:
- a CDS encoding APC family permease, which gives rise to MTEEHTKNTAEGALKRELGLGALAATGICSMLGASVYVVPFMIQRNVPGIGAWVLPAFLFAALPAILAALAYAMLASAMPRAGGSYLYASRGLSPYLGFVASFSQWFGLSIVIGVIAYIIVPFLRDVALALQWTETAALLENGAVRVGLALLMLWTFVGTNLLGSRFYARTLIPLMLLMFSLGAIVVFAGFSHDPGDFVAGLMMRDERALVITANPEFDLGTFLAAAAILFSSFIGFDSIAQAGGEARKPRRNLPLAIAIAMLSVGSFYFLFTAAVYHTVPWQIVAQESLQRDVTAPGLLSYVLPEVWAVAIIAGAAIALLNDLPAMLLAVSRLMFAWAKDGIFPKALKEVHPRRHTPQTAIIASGVMATFGILGSHFASDFFLGIDIMVTSMLVNFMLMCLTVITLPRINPALANKVSVLSHRPSQLILAWLGLIMLAGFLLIHLRKDLSSELSAWYFHSTPIWLIVMALGSSIYFWERNKLQKSGTELNKLFRQLPPE
- a CDS encoding M1 family metallopeptidase; the encoded protein is MSVTRLLLAATVMLCCTLAACDRSSQGSQGSQGKESISEGGTATQALHDGELMAFSVEAGVSASLAKDRAERISRLSYELQFSVPGDRTRPLAGRAILRFNLAGNDSPLAIDFAQGADSVLSVSSSGAPVAYDFDKEHLIIPTAALREGDNVLTLDFIAPQDAVNRNPDYLFTLFVPDRARTVFPLFDQPDLKARYSLTLEVPKSWTALGNGRLAGVEERNGRRMFRFRETRAIPSYLFAFVAGEFEVVSQSVRGREMTLLHRETDGEKLARNLDSIFETHADALDWLEEYTAIDYPFDKFAFALIPDFPYGGMEHVGAIAYRASSLLLEESPSENQLLNRAQLIAHETAHMWFGNLVTMRWFNDVWTKEVFANFMADKVVNPQFPDTDHALNFLVSHYPQAYGVDRSEGANPIRQQLDNLNLAGQMYGPIIYHKAPIMMRQLELLLGKTAFRDGLRTYLTRFSYGNATWPALIEILDEKTPIDLGSWSEVWVNTPGMPDFALRKAGVEESSWLLEQTDPRGEDREWPQQFSVLSLRGASETDMLAARSAPLPESVQGAPQADLLLNANGLGYGRFPVSDALFDAWQSLTPLQRGVLLVSAYEDLLARREKDALAYFGRLVEIVTTESNELLIELAASQLYHVYFSLLTEEERDARSTDLEDKLWKTLASQDSPSKAKLFFEIYSAVALSSSALEQVRLLWSGEESIATLSLQEAEKIRLAEILAVRLPDQAEAIIAAQREETQNPDRLRRFDYLAPALSPDVDTRDAFFNALKEPANRATEVWVSDALRRLHDPTRLEHSARYVLPSLELLEEIQVTGDIFFPSAWLNRTLGTHSTTEVAGIVRDFLEDRPDYNPQLRMKILQAADPLFRASHRKSKPPAQ
- a CDS encoding ISL3 family transposase; amino-acid sequence: MLDATFPGLAWEGFVPISSKTLGSSTCVIHLAPDPAQAPACAQCGALCPKVHDTQYRRVRDRDLFDYRVWLDVPVRRVRCRRCGVGRERLSWLAPRARMTERMRLHAEVLLRLLPIKHVTELTGLHWHTLKAIDKARLGRELTAPDLSRVRYLVMDEFALFKGHRYASVVMDAERRQVLWVGEGHSREAVRPFFVWLGEHCQHIEAVAMDQNTAMDLEVQAHCPQARVVYDLFHVMAKFGREVIDRVRVDQANALRQDKPARRAVKQSRWLLLRNPENLDERQAADLNELLAINRPLMITYLMKSQLKQLWYAKNERAARWRWTHWYNQALASGIEPLRRFAKNLKPYAEGIIASAVYPLNTSVLEGVNNRIKVIKRMAYGYRDSDYFFLKIKSAFPGKAR